A portion of the Pseudomonas protegens CHA0 genome contains these proteins:
- a CDS encoding ABC transporter substrate-binding protein yields the protein MKGIRALLASSLLSLAALSTAQPVVAAPQPIHFADLNWESGSLITEILRIMVEQGYGLPTDTLPGTTITLETALANNDIQVIGEEWAGRSPVWVKAEAEGKVQALGDTVKGATEGWWVPEYVIKGDPAKGIKPLAPELRSVTDLARYKDVFKDPESPDKGRFLNSPIGWTSEIVNQQKLKAYGLQDSYVNFRSGSGAALDAEISSAIRRGKPILFYYWSPTPLLGRFKLVQLQEPPFDAEAWKTLTDAANPNPRPTRSLASRLSIGVSTPFQKQYPQLAQFFAKVDLPIEPLNRALAQMSENHSAPRDAARAFLKQHPDVWRAWVPRDVADRIAATL from the coding sequence ATGAAAGGAATCCGCGCGCTGCTGGCCAGCAGCCTGTTGAGCCTTGCCGCCCTGAGTACGGCGCAGCCGGTTGTGGCGGCGCCGCAACCGATTCATTTCGCCGACCTGAACTGGGAAAGCGGCAGCCTGATCACCGAGATCCTGCGGATCATGGTGGAGCAGGGCTATGGCTTGCCCACCGACACCTTGCCCGGCACCACCATCACCCTGGAAACGGCCCTGGCCAACAACGACATCCAGGTGATCGGCGAAGAGTGGGCGGGGCGCAGCCCGGTGTGGGTCAAGGCCGAGGCCGAAGGCAAGGTGCAGGCCCTGGGGGATACGGTCAAGGGCGCCACCGAAGGCTGGTGGGTGCCGGAATACGTGATCAAGGGCGACCCGGCCAAGGGTATAAAGCCCCTGGCGCCGGAGCTGCGCAGCGTGACCGACCTGGCCCGCTACAAGGACGTGTTCAAGGACCCGGAGAGCCCGGACAAGGGGCGTTTCCTCAACAGCCCGATCGGCTGGACCTCGGAGATCGTCAACCAGCAGAAGCTCAAGGCCTATGGCCTGCAGGACAGCTACGTGAATTTTCGCAGCGGTTCCGGAGCGGCCCTGGATGCGGAGATCAGCTCGGCGATCCGTCGCGGCAAGCCAATCCTGTTCTACTACTGGTCGCCCACGCCGCTGCTCGGGCGCTTCAAGCTGGTGCAACTGCAAGAACCGCCCTTTGACGCCGAAGCCTGGAAGACCCTGACCGACGCCGCCAACCCCAACCCCCGGCCAACCCGTTCCCTGGCCTCCAGGTTGTCGATCGGGGTGTCCACGCCATTCCAGAAGCAGTACCCGCAACTGGCGCAGTTCTTCGCCAAGGTCGACCTGCCCATCGAGCCCCTGAACCGCGCCCTGGCGCAGATGAGCGAGAACCACAGTGCCCCGCGGGACGCGGCCCGGGCCTTCCTCAAGCAGCACCCCGACGTCTGGCGCGCCTGGGTGCCCCGGGACGTGGCGGACAGGATCGCCGCCACCTTGTAG
- a CDS encoding TonB-dependent receptor encodes MKHLPLLASLLGCLSINAWGQPSLELAPTTIGADEADAEPGLNLDQSSGMASRLGLSLRETPASVAVASRQDLERSGARTFQEAANALPGVNASAPPGFGGFVSYRGFTSSQITQMFNGINVATGLARPVDAWIYDRVELVGGPSSLINGAGSVGGSLNYVTKLADRREQAAEGLLGYGSYDTTQTAFGVNHALSPAGAEVQHYARLDVSHNTSNGYIDRQERDAWSLAFSLLSDLTPDLSHTLAVEYQDEHEDSPYWGTPVLNPKAGELKIDKHNRFNNYNVADGLYEQRTVWLRSIIDYRINPSTSLRNTLYHLDSQRDYRNLETYQYNADNSRVNRSTAYLVRHQGQQDGNQFELRHDDQLFGLDTTWSGGFEYKVNSTTNSPWNVPASNSVDPGNFQPGYFYDLKGTRQGWAKDKTNQVTTRALFVENRLALSDELSLLSGLRYDAIDLDVTNHRLITASNPRHLKRSWEPVTGRLGLTWQFLPSANVYVQYSTAAEQPSGTQNFEVSTGKQWEVGSKFDYLQGRGSATVAAYRIERKDFAVTDPLDPANSIPVGQQTSRGIELASSLHITPKLLAQANFAWVDAEYGEFNEKIASGAVVSRKGNTPTNVPDRLANLWLTYDLSPNWQTGVDARYVASVYADNANTLRMPAYTLYGSFLRYKVDSHTTVTGRVRNLTNEVYGQFAHVSPAYYLGQPRTFEVAVQTRF; translated from the coding sequence ATGAAACACCTTCCTTTGCTGGCGAGCCTGCTGGGCTGCCTGTCGATCAATGCCTGGGGACAGCCGAGCCTCGAACTGGCCCCCACCACCATCGGCGCCGATGAGGCCGATGCCGAGCCGGGCCTGAACCTGGACCAGTCCAGCGGCATGGCCTCGCGCCTGGGCCTGAGCCTGCGCGAAACCCCGGCCTCGGTGGCCGTGGCCAGCCGCCAGGACCTGGAGCGAAGCGGCGCCCGCACCTTCCAGGAAGCGGCCAACGCCCTGCCCGGGGTCAACGCCAGTGCGCCGCCGGGGTTCGGCGGCTTCGTCTCCTACCGTGGCTTCACCAGCAGCCAGATCACCCAGATGTTCAACGGCATCAACGTCGCCACCGGCCTGGCCCGGCCGGTGGACGCCTGGATCTACGACCGGGTGGAACTGGTGGGCGGCCCCTCGTCACTGATCAATGGCGCCGGCTCCGTGGGCGGTTCGCTGAACTACGTGACCAAACTCGCGGACCGCCGCGAACAGGCCGCCGAAGGCCTGCTCGGCTACGGCAGCTACGACACCACCCAGACCGCTTTCGGGGTCAACCACGCCCTCAGCCCGGCCGGCGCCGAGGTGCAGCACTACGCGCGCTTGGACGTCAGCCACAACACCAGCAACGGCTACATCGACCGCCAGGAAAGGGATGCCTGGAGCCTGGCCTTCTCCCTGCTCAGCGACCTGACCCCGGACCTGTCCCACACCCTGGCGGTGGAATACCAGGATGAACACGAGGACAGCCCCTACTGGGGCACCCCGGTGCTCAATCCCAAGGCCGGTGAGCTGAAGATCGACAAGCACAACCGCTTCAACAACTACAACGTCGCCGATGGCCTGTATGAGCAACGCACGGTGTGGCTGCGCTCGATCATCGACTACCGGATCAACCCCAGCACCAGCCTGCGCAACACCCTCTACCACCTGGACAGCCAGCGCGACTATCGCAACCTGGAGACCTACCAGTACAACGCCGACAACAGCCGGGTGAACCGCTCGACCGCCTACCTGGTACGGCACCAGGGCCAGCAGGACGGCAACCAGTTCGAACTGCGCCACGACGATCAGCTGTTCGGCCTCGACACCACCTGGTCCGGGGGTTTTGAGTACAAGGTCAACAGCACCACCAACTCGCCCTGGAACGTGCCGGCCAGCAACAGCGTCGATCCCGGCAACTTCCAGCCGGGGTACTTCTATGACCTGAAGGGCACCCGCCAGGGCTGGGCCAAGGACAAGACCAACCAGGTCACCACCCGCGCCCTGTTCGTCGAGAACCGCCTGGCCCTGAGCGACGAGCTGTCACTGCTCAGCGGCCTGCGCTACGACGCCATCGACCTGGACGTGACCAACCACCGGCTGATCACCGCCAGCAACCCGCGCCACCTCAAGCGCAGCTGGGAACCGGTCACCGGGCGCCTGGGCCTGACCTGGCAGTTCCTGCCCAGCGCCAATGTCTACGTGCAGTACAGCACCGCCGCCGAGCAGCCCAGTGGCACTCAGAACTTCGAGGTGTCCACGGGCAAGCAATGGGAAGTGGGCAGCAAGTTCGACTACCTGCAAGGACGGGGTTCGGCGACCGTTGCCGCCTATCGCATCGAGCGCAAGGACTTTGCCGTCACCGATCCCCTGGACCCGGCCAACAGCATCCCGGTGGGCCAGCAGACCTCCAGGGGCATCGAGCTGGCCAGTTCCCTGCACATCACCCCCAAGCTACTGGCGCAAGCCAACTTCGCCTGGGTGGATGCCGAGTACGGCGAGTTCAACGAGAAGATCGCCAGCGGCGCGGTGGTTTCACGCAAGGGCAACACGCCGACCAACGTACCGGACCGGCTGGCCAACCTGTGGCTGACCTATGACCTGTCGCCCAACTGGCAGACCGGGGTCGATGCGCGCTACGTGGCCTCGGTATACGCCGACAACGCCAACACCCTGCGGATGCCCGCCTACACCCTGTACGGCAGCTTCCTGCGCTACAAGGTCGACAGCCACACCACAGTGACCGGCCGGGTGCGCAACCTGACCAACGAGGTCTATGGCCAGTTCGCCCATGTGTCCCCGGCGTACTACCTGGGCCAGCCGCGAACCTTCGAGGTGGCGGTGCAGACCCGCTTCTGA
- a CDS encoding DUF2946 domain-containing protein, protein MKFARSDRSLVAWMLYCCVLFNVFACSIGHGQMLGMQLNGIGGQFCSVDPATQAPLQKPADQGSLPTLSKAFGCPLCSTGGMGPALNSSLTLALLPQPQAPLARTLAKTDLPARSTWPAAHPRAPPLA, encoded by the coding sequence ATGAAATTTGCCCGTTCCGATCGCTCGCTCGTTGCCTGGATGCTCTATTGCTGCGTCCTGTTCAACGTGTTCGCCTGCAGCATCGGCCACGGGCAGATGCTCGGCATGCAGCTCAACGGCATCGGCGGGCAGTTCTGCAGCGTCGACCCTGCCACCCAGGCGCCGCTGCAGAAACCGGCCGACCAGGGCTCCCTGCCCACTCTATCCAAAGCCTTCGGTTGCCCGCTGTGCTCCACCGGCGGCATGGGCCCGGCCCTGAACTCCAGCCTGACCCTGGCCCTGCTGCCGCAGCCCCAGGCCCCGCTTGCGCGCACCCTGGCCAAGACCGACCTCCCCGCCCGCTCCACCTGGCCCGCGGCCCATCCCCGGGCACCGCCTCTCGCCTGA
- a CDS encoding DUF3995 domain-containing protein: MNLLLAQGVAGSFLLISLIHLYWATGGKRGSDAVIPEVPGPGPGMTQPAFRPPALATMLVAVALLLVAMLVCLRVGLYLPTVTHPSLQWVISAIALLMFARAIGDSELVGFFKEVRDSKFARLDTLFYSPLCVVLGTGLLVLAWA; encoded by the coding sequence ATGAATCTTCTGCTCGCACAGGGGGTGGCTGGCAGCTTCCTGTTGATCAGTCTGATCCATCTGTACTGGGCTACGGGTGGCAAGCGTGGCAGTGATGCGGTGATTCCCGAGGTGCCGGGGCCGGGGCCCGGCATGACCCAGCCGGCGTTCCGTCCGCCGGCCCTGGCCACGATGCTGGTGGCAGTGGCTTTGTTGCTGGTGGCGATGCTGGTGTGCCTGAGGGTCGGGCTCTACCTGCCGACGGTGACCCACCCGTCTCTGCAGTGGGTGATCAGCGCCATTGCCTTGCTGATGTTCGCCCGGGCCATCGGCGACTCCGAGCTGGTGGGTTTTTTCAAGGAAGTCCGGGATTCGAAATTCGCCCGCCTCGACACCCTGTTCTATTCCCCCCTGTGCGTGGTGCTGGGGACCGGGTTGCTGGTGCTGGCCTGGGCCTGA
- a CDS encoding Na+/H+ antiporter subunit G, producing MNSLEQLPLWVEVLVALLLVISSVFALIGALGILRMKSYFQRMHPPALASTMGSWAVALASILYFSALKSGPVLHAWLIPVLMSITVPVTTLLLARAALFRKRMAGDDVPAEISSKRSETGN from the coding sequence ATGAACAGCCTGGAACAATTGCCACTCTGGGTGGAAGTGCTGGTGGCCTTGTTGCTGGTGATCAGCAGTGTGTTTGCCCTGATCGGGGCCCTGGGCATCCTGCGCATGAAGAGCTACTTCCAGCGCATGCACCCGCCGGCCCTGGCCTCCACCATGGGCTCCTGGGCCGTGGCCCTGGCGTCGATCCTGTACTTTTCCGCGCTCAAGTCCGGGCCGGTGCTGCACGCCTGGCTGATCCCGGTGCTGATGTCCATCACCGTACCGGTGACCACCCTGCTGCTGGCGCGGGCCGCGCTGTTTCGCAAGCGCATGGCCGGCGACGATGTGCCGGCGGAAATCAGCAGCAAACGCAGCGAAACCGGCAACTGA
- a CDS encoding K+/H+ antiporter subunit F has product MSVLLTNAILLSLFIFSLAMVLTLVRLFKGPSAQDRVLALDYLYILAMLMMLVLGVRYASDTYFEAALLIALFGFVGSFALAKFLLRGEVIE; this is encoded by the coding sequence ATGAGTGTCCTGCTGACCAACGCGATCTTGCTGAGTCTGTTCATTTTCTCCCTGGCCATGGTCCTGACCCTGGTGCGCCTGTTCAAGGGCCCCTCGGCCCAGGACCGGGTTCTGGCCCTGGACTACCTGTACATCCTGGCGATGCTGATGATGCTGGTGCTGGGCGTGCGCTACGCCAGTGACACCTACTTCGAGGCGGCGCTGCTGATCGCCCTGTTCGGCTTTGTCGGCTCCTTCGCCCTGGCCAAATTCCTTCTGCGTGGCGAGGTGATCGAATGA
- a CDS encoding Na+/H+ antiporter subunit E — MKRLFPAPFLSLALWLLWLVLNLSLSPGNLLLGALLGFLAPLLMQPLRPLPIRIRRPGTILRLFLVVGRDVLVSNLLVAWGVLNNGRRPVHSAFVKIPLDLRDANGLAALSTITTVVPGTVWSELSLDRSLLLLHVFDLKDEAQFIQHFKATYERPLMEIFE; from the coding sequence ATGAAGCGCCTGTTCCCCGCGCCATTCCTGTCCCTGGCACTGTGGCTGCTCTGGCTGGTGCTGAACCTGTCCCTCAGCCCGGGCAACCTGCTGCTGGGCGCCCTGCTGGGCTTTCTCGCACCGCTGCTGATGCAGCCCCTGCGGCCCCTGCCGATCCGCATCCGCCGCCCGGGCACCATCCTGCGCCTGTTCCTGGTGGTGGGCCGCGACGTGCTGGTGTCCAACCTGCTGGTGGCCTGGGGCGTGCTCAACAACGGCCGGCGCCCGGTGCACTCGGCCTTCGTCAAGATCCCCCTGGACCTGCGGGACGCCAATGGCCTGGCGGCGCTGTCTACCATCACCACGGTGGTACCGGGCACGGTCTGGTCCGAGCTGTCCCTGGACCGCAGCCTGCTGTTGCTGCACGTCTTCGACCTGAAGGACGAGGCGCAATTCATCCAGCACTTCAAGGCCACGTACGAGCGCCCGCTGATGGAGATTTTCGAATGA
- a CDS encoding monovalent cation/H+ antiporter subunit D, producing the protein MNPLSHLIVAPILLPLLTAGIMLLLGEKHRPLKARINLLSTLLGLCLAGYLLYWTQVQGATGSFGVYLPSNWQVPFGIVLVVDRLSALMLVLTGIIGVSALLFAMARWDGAGASFHALFQIQLMGLYGAFLTADLFNLFVFFEVLLAASYGLMLHGSGRARVSSGLHYITINLLASSLFLIGTAMIYGVTGTLNMADLAMKIPLVPEADRGLLHAGTAILAIAFLAKAGMWPLNFWLVPAYSSASAPVAALFAIMTKVGVYTVLRLWTLLFSGQAGASAYFGSQWLVYGGMATIFCAALAILPAQRLERMASLSILVSAGILISVIGFAQPALTGAALFYLFSSTLAMCALFLLAELIERSRSANEIPLEDEGEILPRPMESLHPPRGSNLDDEQKVVVGQVIPWTMAFLGLSFIACALLIIGMPPLSGFIGKLNLIAALLNPEGLGASEGAPITPAAWCFLALLILSGLASLIAFARLGVQRFWTPEERPSPVLRRLECLPIVALLGLCVLLSFKAEPLLRFTQATADSLNHPEHYVMAVLGTRTVLSPESKTAAAVEVHP; encoded by the coding sequence ATGAATCCGTTGTCGCACCTGATCGTCGCCCCCATCCTCCTGCCGCTGCTGACCGCGGGCATCATGTTGCTGCTGGGGGAAAAGCATCGCCCGCTGAAAGCCCGGATCAACCTGCTCTCCACCCTGCTGGGCCTGTGCCTGGCGGGCTACCTGCTGTACTGGACCCAGGTCCAGGGCGCCACCGGCTCCTTCGGCGTGTACCTGCCCAGCAACTGGCAGGTGCCGTTCGGCATCGTGCTGGTGGTCGATCGCCTGTCGGCGCTGATGCTGGTGCTCACCGGTATCATCGGGGTCAGCGCGCTGCTGTTCGCCATGGCCCGCTGGGACGGCGCCGGGGCCAGTTTCCATGCCCTGTTCCAGATCCAGCTGATGGGCCTCTACGGGGCCTTCCTGACCGCCGACCTGTTCAACCTGTTCGTGTTCTTCGAGGTGCTGCTGGCGGCGTCCTACGGCCTGATGCTGCACGGCTCGGGGCGCGCGCGGGTGTCTTCGGGGCTGCACTACATCACCATCAACCTGCTGGCCTCGTCGCTGTTCCTGATCGGCACGGCGATGATCTACGGGGTCACCGGGACCCTGAACATGGCCGACCTGGCGATGAAGATCCCCCTGGTGCCGGAAGCCGACCGCGGCCTGCTGCACGCCGGTACGGCGATCCTGGCGATCGCCTTCCTGGCCAAGGCCGGGATGTGGCCACTGAACTTCTGGCTGGTGCCCGCCTACTCCTCGGCCAGCGCGCCGGTGGCGGCACTGTTCGCCATCATGACCAAAGTCGGTGTGTACACCGTACTGCGCCTGTGGACCCTGCTGTTCTCCGGGCAAGCCGGGGCCTCGGCCTATTTCGGCAGCCAGTGGCTGGTGTACGGCGGCATGGCGACGATCTTCTGCGCGGCCCTGGCGATTCTTCCGGCCCAGCGCCTGGAGCGCATGGCCAGCCTGAGCATCCTGGTGTCGGCCGGCATCCTGATCTCGGTGATCGGCTTCGCTCAGCCGGCCCTTACCGGCGCGGCGCTGTTCTACCTGTTCAGCTCGACCCTGGCGATGTGCGCGCTGTTTTTGCTGGCAGAACTGATCGAGCGTTCGCGCTCGGCCAATGAGATCCCCCTGGAGGATGAAGGCGAGATCCTGCCGCGGCCCATGGAGTCGCTGCACCCGCCACGGGGCAGCAACCTCGACGATGAACAGAAAGTGGTGGTCGGCCAGGTGATCCCCTGGACCATGGCCTTCCTCGGCCTGAGCTTCATCGCCTGCGCCTTGCTGATCATCGGCATGCCGCCGCTATCGGGCTTCATCGGCAAGCTCAACCTGATTGCCGCCCTGCTCAACCCCGAGGGCCTGGGGGCCAGCGAGGGCGCGCCGATCACCCCGGCGGCCTGGTGCTTCCTGGCGCTGTTGATCCTCTCGGGCCTGGCCTCGCTGATTGCCTTTGCCCGCCTGGGTGTGCAGCGCTTCTGGACCCCGGAGGAACGCCCTTCGCCGGTGCTGCGGCGCCTGGAGTGCCTGCCGATCGTGGCGCTGCTGGGGCTCTGCGTGCTGCTCAGCTTCAAGGCCGAGCCGTTGCTGCGCTTCACCCAGGCCACCGCCGACAGCCTCAACCACCCGGAGCATTACGTGATGGCGGTGCTGGGCACCCGCACCGTGCTCAGCCCTGAATCCAAGACCGCAGCGGCAGTGGAGGTGCACCCATGA
- a CDS encoding Na+/H+ antiporter subunit C, whose protein sequence is MEEVIAIAIGVLAASGVWLVLRPRTFQVVMGLCLLSYAVNLFIFSMGSLFIGKEPIVKEGVPQDLLHYTDPLPQALVLTAIVISFAMTALFLVVLLASRGLTGTDHVDGREPKE, encoded by the coding sequence ATGGAAGAAGTCATCGCAATCGCCATTGGGGTCCTCGCCGCTTCCGGAGTCTGGCTGGTGCTGCGCCCGCGGACCTTCCAGGTGGTGATGGGCCTGTGCCTGCTGTCCTACGCGGTCAACCTGTTCATCTTCAGCATGGGCAGCCTGTTCATCGGCAAGGAGCCGATCGTCAAGGAGGGCGTGCCCCAGGACCTGCTGCACTACACCGACCCGCTGCCCCAGGCGCTGGTGCTCACGGCCATCGTCATCAGCTTCGCCATGACCGCGCTGTTTCTGGTGGTGCTCCTGGCTTCCCGGGGCCTGACCGGCACCGACCACGTCGATGGCCGGGAGCCCAAGGAATGA
- a CDS encoding monovalent cation/H+ antiporter subunit A: MSLIVLLLLPFIGSCLAALLPHNARNTESLLAGLVALIGTIQVALLYPQIADGGVIREEYAWLPSLGLNFVLRLDGFAWLFSLLVLGIGSLVALYARYYMSPQDPVPRFFAFFLAFMGAMLGLVISGNLIQIVFFWELTSLFSFLLIGYWHHRSDARRGAYMALMVTGAGGLCLLAGVMLLGHVVGSYDLDQVLAAGDKIRAHALYPILLPLILLGALSKSAQFPFHFWLPHAMAAPTPVSAYLHSATMVKAGVFLLARLWPSLSGTEEWFYIVSGAGACTLVLGAYCAMFQNDLKGLLAYSTISHLGLITLLLGLNSPLAAVAAVFHILNHATFKASLFMAAGIIDHESGSRDIRKLNGLIKLMPYTATLAMVASASMAGVPLLNGFLSKEMFFAETVFINSSAWVEIALPVIATIAGTFSVAYALRFTVDVFFGEPATDLPHTPHEPPRWMRAPVELLVFTCLLVGIFPAQIIGPLLAAAALPVVGGTLPEYSLAIWHGLNAPMIMSLIAMSCGIVLYLLLHKPLVAGRFAYPPGVGRLNGKLLFERSLVGMTRLARRLERRLSTKRLQTQLFVLILAAVIAGLIPMLYSQLTWGDRPKIPGSIVFVTFWLLAIACALGAAWQAKYHRLAALTMVSVCGLMTCVTFVWFSAPDLALTQLVVEVVTTVLILLGLRWLPRRIEDVSPLPSSVPKARIRRLRDLSLSVAVGLGMAVLSYAMLTRPTPNDISSFYLSRALPEGGGTNVVNVTLVDFRSFDTLGEITVLAAVALTVFALLRRFRPPKESMQLPAQQRLLAPDVVTDLVNPRQASDTALGFMMVPAVLVRLLLPIALVVSFYLFMRGHNLPGGGFVAGLVMSVAFILQYMVAGTQWVEAQMSLRPLRWMGTGLLVALATGLGALAWGYPFLTTHTLHVDLPLFGDIHIASALFFDIGVYAVVVGATLLILTALAHQSVRAHKPASQAKSLTQNGAA, translated from the coding sequence ATGTCCCTGATAGTTCTACTGCTTCTGCCATTCATCGGCAGCTGTCTGGCGGCCCTGTTGCCGCACAACGCACGTAACACCGAATCTCTGCTGGCCGGCCTGGTGGCACTCATTGGCACCATCCAGGTGGCTCTGCTGTACCCACAGATCGCCGATGGCGGGGTGATTCGCGAGGAGTATGCCTGGCTGCCGAGCCTGGGGCTGAACTTCGTGCTGCGCCTGGACGGCTTCGCCTGGCTGTTCTCGCTGCTGGTGCTGGGCATCGGCAGCCTGGTGGCGCTCTACGCGCGTTATTACATGTCGCCGCAAGATCCGGTGCCGCGTTTCTTCGCCTTCTTCCTGGCCTTCATGGGGGCCATGCTCGGCCTGGTGATTTCCGGCAACCTGATCCAGATCGTGTTCTTCTGGGAGCTCACCAGCCTCTTCTCCTTCCTGCTGATCGGCTACTGGCACCACCGCTCCGATGCCCGCCGCGGCGCCTACATGGCGTTGATGGTCACCGGTGCCGGGGGCTTGTGCCTGCTGGCCGGGGTCATGCTGCTCGGCCATGTGGTGGGCAGCTACGACCTGGACCAGGTACTGGCTGCCGGAGACAAGATACGCGCCCACGCGCTCTACCCGATCCTGTTGCCCTTGATCCTGCTGGGCGCCCTGAGCAAGAGCGCGCAGTTCCCCTTCCACTTCTGGCTACCCCACGCCATGGCCGCGCCGACCCCGGTCTCGGCGTACCTGCACTCGGCGACCATGGTCAAGGCCGGGGTGTTTCTCCTGGCCCGCCTGTGGCCGTCGTTGTCCGGCACTGAAGAATGGTTCTACATCGTCAGCGGCGCCGGGGCCTGCACCCTGGTGCTGGGCGCCTACTGCGCGATGTTCCAGAACGACCTCAAGGGCCTGCTGGCCTATTCCACCATCAGCCACCTGGGGCTGATCACCCTGCTGCTGGGCCTGAACAGCCCGCTGGCCGCGGTGGCGGCGGTGTTCCACATTCTCAACCACGCCACGTTCAAGGCGTCCTTGTTCATGGCGGCCGGGATCATCGACCACGAAAGCGGCAGCCGCGACATCCGCAAGCTCAACGGCCTGATCAAGCTGATGCCCTACACCGCGACCCTGGCCATGGTGGCCAGCGCCTCCATGGCCGGGGTGCCGCTGCTCAACGGCTTCCTGTCCAAGGAGATGTTCTTCGCCGAGACGGTGTTCATCAACTCCAGCGCCTGGGTGGAAATCGCCCTGCCGGTGATCGCTACCATCGCCGGGACCTTCAGCGTCGCCTACGCCCTGCGCTTCACGGTCGACGTGTTCTTCGGCGAACCGGCCACCGACCTGCCGCACACGCCCCACGAGCCGCCGCGCTGGATGCGTGCCCCGGTTGAACTGCTGGTGTTCACCTGCCTGCTGGTGGGGATCTTCCCGGCGCAGATCATCGGCCCGCTGCTGGCCGCCGCGGCGCTGCCGGTGGTGGGCGGAACCCTGCCCGAGTACAGCCTGGCCATCTGGCACGGCCTCAATGCCCCGATGATCATGAGCCTGATCGCCATGTCCTGCGGCATCGTCCTCTACCTGCTGCTGCACAAGCCGCTGGTGGCGGGCCGTTTCGCCTACCCGCCGGGCGTGGGCCGTCTCAACGGCAAGCTGTTGTTCGAGCGCAGCCTGGTGGGCATGACCCGCCTGGCCCGGCGCCTGGAACGCCGGTTGAGCACCAAGCGCCTGCAGACCCAGCTGTTCGTGCTGATCCTGGCGGCGGTGATCGCCGGGCTGATCCCCATGCTCTACAGCCAGCTGACCTGGGGCGACCGGCCGAAGATCCCCGGTTCCATCGTCTTCGTGACCTTCTGGCTGCTGGCCATCGCCTGCGCCCTGGGCGCCGCCTGGCAAGCCAAGTACCACCGTCTGGCCGCCCTGACCATGGTCAGCGTCTGCGGGCTGATGACCTGCGTGACCTTCGTCTGGTTCTCGGCGCCGGACCTGGCCCTGACCCAGCTGGTGGTGGAAGTGGTGACCACGGTGCTGATCCTCCTCGGCCTGCGCTGGCTGCCACGGCGGATCGAGGACGTCTCGCCCCTGCCCAGCAGCGTGCCCAAGGCGCGCATCCGCCGCCTGCGTGACCTGAGCCTGTCGGTGGCCGTGGGCCTGGGCATGGCAGTGCTGTCCTACGCCATGCTGACCCGCCCCACCCCCAACGACATTTCCTCGTTCTACCTCAGCCGCGCCCTGCCCGAAGGCGGCGGCACCAATGTGGTCAACGTGACCCTGGTGGACTTCCGCAGCTTCGACACCCTGGGTGAGATCACCGTGCTGGCGGCGGTGGCCCTGACCGTATTCGCCCTGCTGCGCCGCTTCCGCCCGCCCAAGGAAAGCATGCAGTTGCCGGCGCAGCAGCGCCTGCTGGCCCCGGACGTGGTCACCGACCTGGTCAACCCGCGCCAGGCCAGCGACACCGCCCTGGGCTTCATGATGGTGCCGGCGGTGCTGGTGCGCCTGCTGCTGCCGATTGCCCTGGTGGTGTCCTTCTACCTGTTCATGCGCGGGCACAACCTGCCGGGCGGCGGTTTCGTCGCCGGGCTGGTGATGTCGGTGGCCTTCATCCTCCAGTACATGGTGGCGGGCACCCAGTGGGTCGAGGCCCAGATGAGCCTGCGGCCGCTGCGCTGGATGGGCACCGGGCTGCTGGTTGCCCTGGCCACCGGCCTCGGCGCCCTGGCCTGGGGCTACCCGTTCCTGACCACCCACACGCTGCATGTGGACCTGCCGCTGTTCGGTGACATCCACATCGCCAGCGCGCTGTTCTTCGACATCGGCGTGTACGCCGTGGTGGTGGGCGCGACCCTGCTGATCCTCACGGCCCTGGCGCACCAGTCGGTGCGGGCCCACAAGCCGGCCAGCCAGGCCAAATCCCTGACTCAGAACGGAGCCGCCTGA